One genomic segment of Impatiens glandulifera chromosome 6, dImpGla2.1, whole genome shotgun sequence includes these proteins:
- the LOC124942674 gene encoding heparanase-like protein 1: MSSSMGFPLVMFIFLFHFLTCNSSIWAQKSEDVTIIINGTTPVSTTDENYICATIDWWPDDKCNYNQCPWGSSSVLNLDLSKATLEKAIEAFGPLRIRIGGSLQDQVLYNVGNLKTPCHPFKKMSGGLFGFSRGCLPMKRWDKVNKFFSKTGALVTFGLNALYGRHETKKKGTWGGNWDSSNARDFIKYTISKGYNIDSWEFGNELSGSGVGASVGSEQYGKDVIKLKSIIDELYNQSQSKIPILLAPGGFYDKQWFNKFLQVSGSSVVNAVSHHIYNLGPGVDRKLVNKILDPNFLSRVTRTFIDLQQTIRTHGPWSSAWVGEAGGAYNSGGRNISDTFVYSFWYLDQLGMAAKYNTKVYCRQSLIGGNYGLLDMNTYAPNPDYFSALLWHRLMGKEVLSVKSIGSPYLRSYAHCSKGNGGITLLLINLSKNTNFTIKLENLISLSMKNMTENTRLITRSLKSTFSWVGKKTTSNRPDLREEYHLTPKDGYLRSKTMLLNGQPLSLRSQGGGDSPRFSPALIEVDSPISIPSLSIKFVQLPKFDAPCCKRQV; the protein is encoded by the exons ATGAGTTCATCAATGGGTTTTCCGCtagttatgtttatttttttgtttcacTTTCTAACGTGTAATTCTTCCATTTGGGCTCAAAAGTCGGAAGATGTTACAATCATAATTAATGGAACTACGCCAGTTTCCACAACCgatgaaaattatatttgtgcTACTATTGATTGGTGGCCTGATGATAAGTGTAACTACAACCAATGTCCGTGGGGATCGTCATCAGTGCTGAATTTG GACTTGTCCAAGGCTACTCTAGAAAAGGCAATTGAAG CTTTCGGTCCTTTGAGAATAAGGATTGGAGGTTCTCTGCAGGACCAGGTTCTTTACAATGTGGGAAATCTAAAAACTCCATGTCATCCATTCAAAAAGATGTCAGGTGGTTTGTTTGGATTCTCAAGGGGGTGCCTGCCTATGAAGAGGTGGGATAAAGTGAATAAGTTCTTTAGCAAGACAGG GGCACTCGTCACATTTGGTTTGAATGCATTATATGGAAGGCATGAAACAAAAAAGAAAGGAACCTGGGGAGGAAATTGGGATTCCAGTAATGCTCGCGATTTCATTAAGTATACAATTTCAAAAGGATACAATATAGATTCGTGGGAATTTG GAAACGAGTTAAGTGGTAGTGGCGTTGGTGCTAGTGTAGGTTCTGAACAGTATGGAAAAGATGTGATCAAACTCAAAAGTATTATAGACGAACTATATAACCAATCCCAATCAAAAATACCTATACTTCTTGCGCCTGGTGGATTCTACGATAAACAATGGTTCAATAAGTTCCTTCAGGTTTCAGGTTCATCTGTGGTCAATGCTGTTTCACATCATATTTACAATTTAGGACCAG GTGTTGATCGCAAACTTGTGAACAAAATTCTAGATCCCAATTTCTTGAGTAGGGTAACAAGAACATTTATTGATCTTCAGCAAACTATCCGAACTCATGGCCCTTGGTCTTCAGCATGGGTTGGAGAAGCTGGGGGAGCTTACAACAGTGGGGGTCGTAATATATCAGACACATTTGTTTACAGCTTTTG GTACTTGGACCAGCTTGGTATGGCAGCCAAATACAACACTAAAGTCTATTGTAGACAGTCTTTAATCGGTGGAAATTATGGTCTCCTCGATATGAATACATATGCTCCAAACCCAGATTACTTTAG TGCACTTCTTTGGCATCGGTTAATGGGGAAGGAAGTGCTATCGGTTAAGAGTATTGGTTCTCCATATTTACGCTCCTATGCCCATTGTTCTAAAGGAAAC GGAGGGATAACTTTACTTCTGATCAATTTAAGCAAGAACACAAATTTCACTATCAAACTTGAGAATTTGATCAGTTTAAGCATGAAAAACATGACCGAAAATACAAGATTGATCACCCGGAGTCTTAAGAGTACTTTTTCATGGGTCGGTAAGAAAACAACATCAAATAGACCGGACTTGAGAGAAGAGTATCATTTGACCCCAAAAGATGGGTATTTAAGAAGTAAGACCATGCTGCTGAATGGACAACCACTTAGCCTTAGAAGCCAAGGAGGAGGAGATAGCCCACGCTTTAGTCCAGCACTTATTGAAGTAGATTCTCCAATCTCCATTCCTTCTCTGTCCATAAAATTCGTCCAGCTGCCTAAATTTGACGCTCCTTGTTGCAAACGCCAGGTTTGA